GCGCAGGCCGAAGCGGAACTGCCGGGAATTGTCCGCGCTCGTGATGCACATGAAGTTGTTCAGCGGGAACGGGAAGTCGGTGTTCAGCGTCCCGTCGGGCCGCAGGCGCATGTTGCCGGAGAAGCCGTTGGGGTTGCCCCACCGGCGCGCCGCGGTGACGTTGTAGGACTCGGCCCGGAATTCCATGTTGACCTTCTCGGTCACGCGGAAGTTCTTGAACAGGCCGGGATCCAGCCGCCAGAAGCCCGGGCCGCGCATGCTGTTGATGCCCATGCTGCCGGGGATGTACTGCGGGTTGGCCGGGTTGAAGTAGAACAGCGGGTCGCGGAAGCTGGACGGGTCGTAGTAGGGCTGCTGCGGGCCCTTGCCGCCAAGCTTCTTCACGGGACCGATCTGGTGAGCCGTCTGCGTGCAGCCGATGCACTGCAGCGAAGCCGCGCTGCCCGTGACGGTGAACGGCGTGCCCGAGTAGGCGCTGAACATGCCGGTCAGACGCCAGCCGCCGGCGATGAAGTCCGCCACCTTGTTGTCGATCGAGTAGCGGCGGCCCTTGCCGAACGGCATCTCGTACACCCAGCCGGTCGTGAACATATGGGTGCGGTCGTAGCTGGCCGGCGAGTAGTTGCGGCGCAGCATGCCTTCCCAGTTGAACGCCTTCGGACCGGCCCATCCCGTGTCGTCGGCCATGTTCAGGGCCTTGCCGAACGTGTAGGACGTCGTGAAGTACAGCCCGTCGCTGAAGTTCTTTCTCACGTTGACCTGCAGCGAGTCGTAGGCGCCGTAGCCCCAGCCGTCCCACATGTTGGCGCCGATCGTGCGGCCGTGGGCCCTGAACAGCGGCAGGTTGGCCGTGGTCACGCCCAGGCCCGGACCGACGGTGTTGATGTTGCGGTCCATCAGCTGCTTGATCGTGCGGGTGGCCACATAGCCGGCGCTGGCCAGGATGTTCCACGGCAGCTGGCGCTCCAGCATGAAGTTCCAGCTCTGGATGTAGCCCCGGTTCAAGAGGCCGCCCCACGGGCTGCGCGGGCCCATGTCAAAGTTCAGCGGCAGCGGAATGACGCCCGAGCTCACGTCCGGCGTGGGCACGTCGGGGATGCCCTGGTCGAGCGTGTTGTACCAGCCGAACACGCTGACCTGGGGAACCCACGAAGCCGACAGCGTGGCCGGATACAGGCCGCGCAGCGGACGGCCGAACGGGATCGGGTCGTAGGTGATGCCGTAGCCGGCGCGGATCACGTTCTTGTCGCCAAGGCGGTAGGCGAAGCCGACGCGCGGAGCGAACAGCTTCTTGCTGACCGTGATGCCGGCGTTGCGCGGCACGTTGCCGATGCCGCCCAGGTACACGAGGTTGGTGGACGGATCCCAGCGCTCGATGCCGCGGTCGCCGCGGTTGATCAGCGGGTAGTATTCATAGCGCAGGCCGAGATTCAGCGTCAGCCGGCGGTTGACCTGCCAGCGGTCGCGGAAATACCAGGCCAGCTGCCATTCGCGGGTCTTCATTTCGAAGAACTGGATCGACTTCGAGTAGGTCGAAACCAGCCCGAGCAGCGCGGCCGCAAAAGCGTTGGGCTCCTGGGCCACTTGCGCCGGGTTGTTTGTGATGCCGCCGGCGAAGCTGATGGCCCCGCGCGGATTCGCCGTCTCCGGCTGCCAGTGGTTCAGCTCGAGTCGGCGCGGCTCGAAGCCCCAGCGGAGCTCGTGCGCGCCCTGGATCTTGCTGAAGTTGGTCTGGTAGGTGTAGCTGCGCTCCTTGCGGAACAGCGGGGCCCAGGTGGCGCCGACGCCGATGTAGCTGAAGCCGAAGCCGGTCAGCTGAGGCAGGCCGCCGTAGCGCGGGTCGTTGGCGAACTGGCGTCCGCCGTTCGTGCCGGGGATCTTCCAGTCGTCAAGGCCGACGTTGCGGCCCATGCCCGGGATCGTCACGTCCTGGTCCATGCGGGTGTACCCGAACACGCCGTCCATGTAAAACGTGGGAGAGAACGTGTAGGTGTGACCTGCGGTGACCAGCTGCGTGGTCGTATCGCCGATGCCCTCCGTGCCGAGAGCCGCGCCGCCGAGATCGCCGAACGGGTAGTGGCCCTGCACAGGGGCGTCCATGCGGCTGTACTTGCCCCAGACCATCAGCTTGGACGTGGCATTCCAGTTGGACTTGAAGTCGTACTGATTGCGGATCAGCGTCATCAGGCCCTGCGCCAGATAGTTGCCCTGCAGGTTGTTGGGATCGGTGGGCGAGATCTGGTTGGGCAGGGGCATCTTCGCGTAGATGTTCGGGAAGATCGGGTTCCACCGCGCCTTGGGCACGATGTTGTTCGGGAACGGCGTGCGGGCCGCGGCATTATTGGCCGGCGCGCTGGCCGGATCGTACACGCGGGCGTAGTTGATCCACTTGCTGAAATCGCCGTCGCGGAATTCCTGGGGCGCCACGGAGTAGTTGCCGGATTGGCCCGTGGCCTCGTCGGTGCGCTCGTACGAGAAGAAGTAGAACAGCTTGTCCTTCTTGATCGGGCCGCCCAACGTGCCGCCGGCGATGTTCTGCGTCGTCTTCGGCATGCGGAACGTCGCGGCGCGGAAATACGGCGCGTTCATCAGACGGTTGTTGGTGTGGAACCAGTAGGCGACGCCGTGCAGGTCGTTGGTGCCGCTCTTCGTCGTGATGGTGATGGCGGCGCCGCCGGCCATGCCCTGTTCGGCGTCGAACGAGTTCGTGCTGATATTGACCGTCTCGATGGTCTCCACCGGCTGCACGTAGGCCACGTGGTGCGGCAGCCAGATGTTGATGTTCACCGCGCCGTCGGTGAGCGTGTTGTTGTTGTTGCGCGGCGTGCCGTTGATGTTGGTCGTCAGAGCGCGTCCGGGGGTGTCGACCGGAGCGTTCTGGAAAGCCGCCGGCGTGGCGCCAGGCACCAGATTGATCAGCGTCTGGTAGTTGCGGTAGCCGGGCAGAGGCATGCTGGTGACCGTCTGCGAGGAGATCTCGGCCCGCACATCGCTCTTGTCCGTCTGCAGCACCGCGGCGGAGGCGGAGACGGTGACCTGCTCGGTCATCTGGCCGACTTCCAGGCGGGCGTCGACGCGGGTCACGGTGTTGATCGTCACTTCGACGCCGGTCTTGCTCAGCATCCGGAAGCCGGGCGCTGAAAACCTCAGTTCATACGTGCCCGCAGGAAGCGTGGGCACGGTGTAACGGCCCGCCTCGTCCGCTTCGACTTCGCGCGTGACGCCTGTGGCGGGGTTGGTGATGGTGATCCTGGCTTTGGGAACCACCGCGCCGGTGGGGTCTTCCACAACGCCAACAATCGAGCCGTAGAGAACCTGCGACAGGGCAGGCGATGCCGCCGCAACAAGCAGGGTTGCGAGGGCAAGGATAGTGATTGTGATCTGTCTTCGCATAGGCGACGAGACAACCTCCTCCCCGCCATTAGACTCCAATTCCGGATTCCGGTCAACCCTGCAAATCCTGCAAAGCACGTTTCAGATTTGTAACTCTGACAGGTCAGCCGCTAAGGCCGGCTCTCGCGGATCTGGCGCAGAGCCGGAGCGAGATTCCGGGGCAGGTAGATCGAGAACACCTTGCCGCCCAGTCCCTTCACCAGGCTGGTCAGAGCGTCCGTGTCCTCGGGCGTGTTCGGCAGCGAATATGCAAGATGGAATGCGGGCGGAGACGCCTCTTTCAGCGCCGGATCCATGGCTTTCACCTTCGGCCCTCCCCGCCACCGCGCTCCGATGAAGATCAGCGCATCCGGCCGCGGCTCGCCGCGCAGCCCGCGCCGGACGAGGTCCTGCAGGAAATCGCCCGGCAATGGCCCGTCCTTCAGAGTCTGCAGCGGGATGGTGCCGTAGTCGATGCGCGCCAGTTGCCGGGCCAGCTGCCCCACGTCTTCCGGGCGGACCTGCTGCGCCTCGAAGACGACTTCGCGCTTCATGAGATCGAAAACCGTCAGCGACGCCGACCGGAAGCCCGCCTCGCGCAAGACCGCATTGAGCGTGCTCAACAGCACCTGGCGGTCCCACGGCGAAAGCCGCGTGACGTAACGCCGCGGCCGCACGGGAGAGGCGTGCAGGAAGATGGCCGCATGGCCGCGGCCCTCCCCGTTGAACCCCTGCCACAGTCCGCTGTCCAGCGCGCCCACCATTCCGGGTGCAAGCGTGGCGCTGTCCTCGCGGACGTTGATCGTGGACTGCGCCCGGCACTCGCCGCCCGCCGTCGTCATCACGAGCATTTCGACGCGGTACTTCCCGCGGCCCAGAAGCCAGCCGCCCCCCAGGCTCATTTCGACCTTTTTCAGGTCCGCCCCCGGCGGCGGATCGGGCACGGAGAGCCTCTGGTACAGGTGAGCCGCCTCGCCCTTCGGTTCCAGCGGAGTGACCCGCGCCACCGTGATGACTTCCCGGGGAGGATCGCCCTGCATCAGCGCGGCGGCAGGCGCGGACAGCGTGTAGCCGGACCACACCCGGAGGCTGTAGTCGAGGAAGGGCGGGTATTGGCCGAACCGGCAGGCCATGGGCCTTTCCGGCTTGCGCCGCCACTGGTCGTCGAACGCCGCAATCAGCCGGCGCCCCGAATCGGACGCGGGATCCACCAGCCACTGCGCCGCGGCCGGCGCGGCAAGCGCGATCCAGGCTGCCAGGATTGCTTTCACGGAGGCCTGATTTCATGATGCCCGAGCCTCCCTCGCGGGCGCAGGGAGCCCGGGAAGGCCTCCAAACCCGCTTCCGCAGGGCCTCCGGACGCCCTGGAGGCAAAAAAAACCCTGAAAATCCGCGGTTCCGGTGCGTTTCCCCCTTTACAGTGGCCCTCGGTTTCCCTTATGATTGATCTGCGAACGGAACCATCCAACATTTCCGGTTGGTTTTGTTTTATTCACTCCGGCACGGCCCGGCGGCCGCGCCGGCGAAGGGAGAGACAGAGACAACTATGGCCGAAGTGAAGAAAATGACCCAGACGCAGGTGGTCAACGAAGTCGCCACCGCCGCAGGCATCACCAAGAAGCAGGCGAAGGCCGCCATGGAGAAGCTGGTGGAACTCGCCATCGCGCAGACGAAGAAAGTGGGCGTGTTCGTCATCCCGGGCATCGGGCGCCTGAAGAAGGTGGAGCGCAAGGCGCGCATGGGCCGCAACCCCGCCACGGGCGAGCCGATCAAGATCCCGGCCCGCAAGTCGGTGAAGCTCACCCTGTCGAAGTCCATCAAGGACGCGATCGTTCCGCCCAAGCCGAAGAAGTAAGGGCGGACCATCCGGTCTGTCATGGCCCCGCTGCCCGGCGCCGGGCGGCGGGGCCGTTCTTTTTTTTGCCCGGCGCCCTCGGGACATGAAAATGCGAAGCCCCGCCCGGCCTTCCGGGCCGGGCGGGGCGTGTCTTCTGGAGAATCCGGAACCGCCGCCTCGCTTGCTGGCGGCGCGTCAGCCAGACGCGGTCTGATGGCTCAAGCCTGCTTCTTCTCTTCCGGCTTGGCGGGCGTCTGTTCTTCCTTCAAAGCGTTCTTGAAGTTCTTGATTCCTTCTCCGAGGCCTTTGGCCAATTCCGGGATCTTCTTCCCGCCAAACAGCAGGACGGCGACGCCCAGAATAATCAGCAGTTCAGGTAAGCCAATCGACCGCACGGGGCCTCCTTGTCACCTTCATTGTATGGAGCCGCGGAAACAGGCGTCAAGCAAGACGTTTCGGCCGCCGCCAGAAGGCCTCGCCCGGCGCCACGGTCGGCGTCACTCCACGCGCAGCGCCTCGGCCGGGTCCAGCCGCGCGGCGCGCAGCGCCGGCGCCAGCCCGCTGGCCACGCCCACAACGAAAAGCGCCGCTGCCGAGATCATCACGATGCCCGCCCGCACGCGCAGCACGAGATCGCCCCTGCCGCTGTCGTCCTCGAACAGCGCGCTCAGCATCGGCATGGGCGGAATCATCCACGTGATGGCGTACGAAAGCAGCACGCCCAGCACGCCGCCCGCGAGCGTCAGGAACAGCGCCTCCGCCAGAAACTGCCCGGCCACGTGCCACCGCCTCGCCCCCAGCGCCCGCCGCAGGCCAATCTCCCGCGTGCGTTCCGTGACGCTCACCAGCAGGATGTTCATCAGCCCGATGCCGCCGATGGCCAGCGTCAGGGCGCCGATGAAGAGCAGCAGCGCCTGAAGCCCGATCGTCAGCCCGTCGATGATGGGCCGGATCGTCGAAGTGCCGAACGCCGTCAGCGCCCGCTCGTCGCGCGCGTCGAAGCGCAGCCGCTTCGCCATGGCGGCGCGGAACTGCCGCTCGGCCTCCACCTCGTAGACGGGCGCGATGGGCTGGAGCACGGCATTGGTGGGATAGCGCGCGTCCCACAGTTCCGCCGCCGTTTCGTAAGGAATGAATACGGAGCGGTCGTCGGGGCCGTAGTAGTTGCCGAAGCTCAGCTTCCTGTCCATCACCCCAATGACGGTGAACCGCGCGCCCTGGATCGTGATCGTCTCGCCCACGGCGGGCCGGCCGGCGAACAGCTTCTCCTTCGCCCAGTGGCCGAGGAAAGCGACGCGGCGCCGCTCGGCCTGATCTTCCCTGGTGATCCACCGCCCTTCGGAGGGAATCTCGCTGCGGATCTCGCCATACTCGGCGCAGACGCCGCGCACGTTCAGGCTGACCAGACGGTCGCCGTAGGACAGGTTGACGCGCCGGATCGTCTCCGGGCAGATCTGGCGCAACAGCGTGCATTCCAGCCGCACGGCTTCGAGATCCGCCAACTCGAACCGGATGCGCCGGCCCGCCCGCTCGCCTCCGGCCTGCATGCTCGTCTGGCCCGGAAACACGATGATGGCGGACTTCGAGAAGTTCTGGAACACGCCAATCATCAGCGAGCGGAAGCCGCTGCCGTAGGCCATCAGCAGCGTCACCGAGGCGATGCCCCAGACGATGCCGAGCATCGTCAGGATGCTGCGCGTCGGGTTGCGGCGCAGCGAGTCCCAGGCCTGCAGCACGATCTCCACGAGCATCGCGAACATGGCCTCAGCCTCCCGCCTCGAAGTGCAGCGCCTGCACGGGATCGATGCTGGCGGCACGCGACGCCGGATACAGCGCCGAAAGGAACGCCACCAGCCCCAGCAGGGCCGCGCACGCCGCGCCAACCTCCCAGGATGGCATCAGCCCGGCAAAATACTGCGGCATCGGCAGCTTGTTGACAAAATGGCAGACCGCGAGCGCGAACCCCATGCCTAGAGCTCCGCTCGAGAAAACGATTAGCGCCGTCTCGAGAAAGAACATCATCTGGATCTGCCGCCGCGTGGCGCCCACCGACATGCGCAGGCCGATTTCGCGGGTGCGCTCCCGCACGGCCACCAGCATGACGTTCATTGTGCCGATGCCTCCGAGCAGCAGCGTCACCACGCCGATGGCGCCGAGGAAGTGCTTCATCCCGTCCGTCATCGTCTTGAACGCGCGCGACTCGCGCACCGTGTCCCAGATGGCCGCAGCCATCGTGTCTTCCGGATCGAAGCGGTGCAGACGGGCCAGCCCGCGGCGCACTTCGGTCACGCACGCCTCGTGCTGTTCGATCGTCCGCGCCTTGACAATCAGCTGGTCCACCGTGTCGGGCGGCCAGGGCGGCGGCTGCGGCAGATCGCGGATCATCGCTGAAAACGGCACGAACACCTTGTTCACGTCCCGGCCGTCGTAGCTCGAATCCTGATCCTTGAACTGCATCACGCCGATGACGAGATACGGAAACCCGGCGATGGAGATGCTCTCTCCGATGGCATTGCGCGCCCCGAACAGCTGCTTCTTCGCGTCCGCGCCGAGGAACGCCACGCGGCGGCCCTGCGCTTCGTCTTCCCAGGAAAAGAACCGGCCTTCCGCCACGGTCAGCGCGCGCAGCCGCTGATACGGCGGCTGGCTGCCGCTCACCAGGAGCGATCCGGCGTTGTAGTCGCTGCGCACGGCCACCGCGCTGCGCGTCAGCTCCGGCAGGATATGCTCGCACGACGGTGCATGAGGCCGCAGCAGCTCGTGGTCGCGGACCGTCCACATGACTCGCCGGCCGGCGCGCTCGCCGCCCGCCTGCATCGACGTGCGGCCCGGAAACACGATGAAAATGTTTTCCCCGAAATTGGCCGCTACCTGCCGCTGGCCTTCACGGAAGCCGTCCCCGGCGGCCGTCATCAGCATGATGGACACGATGCCCCACATCAGGCCGAACATCGTCAGTCCGGCCCTCAGCTTGTGGGCCATCAGCGTCTGCAGCGTGTCGCGGACCAGGTCGCGGAAGCTCAACCCTGCAACGCCTCGCTCTACTGCAGAATCACCTGCGCGCCTTCCTCCAGCCCGCCGAGCAGCTCCGTCCTGATGCCGTTCGAGATGCCGAGCTTCACGGCAACCTTCCGCCGGCCTTTTTCAGCCGCCGGATCGGGCACTTCCACGCCGGGGTTGCGATCCTTGTCATACAACACCGCGGCCTCGGGCACCAGAAGCACGTTCTTCTTTTCCTCGAGGATGATCTCGGCGTTCGCGCTCATGTTCGCCTTCAGCTCGCGGCCCGGGTTGTGGATGGAGACCTGCACCTCGAACGTCGTGACGTTGTCCTTCTCGACCCCGTACGGGGAGATGCGGTAGACCTTGCCCTCGAACCTGCGGTCGCGGAAGCTCTCGACGACGATCCGCGCCGGCTGGCCGAGATAGACCTTGCCGATGTCGGCCTGGTCTACCTTGCCACGGACGAAAACGTCGCTCATGTCGCCCAGCGTGAAAAGCGGCGCCGCCTGCGAGCCCTGCACGAGAATCGAGCTGACGGCATTGCCGACCTCGACGTTGCGCGAAAGCACCAGCCCGTCGATGGGACTCACAATGGTCGAGTTCCGCAGGTCTTCCTCGGCGCGCTCAAGCACGGCTTTGGCCTGCGCCACCTGGGCGCGGGCGCGGGTGATTTCAGCCCGGCTCACCGCCAGCGCGCGGATGGCGGCGCTCTGGCGGTTCAGGGCCAGCTGGTAGGCCTTTTCGGCCTCTTCCACCACGTTTTTCGCCACCAGCTTCTCTTCATGCATCCGCTGGGCGCGCTCGAAGGCGGACTTCAGGAACGGAATGTCCGGCCCCTCCGCCTCCACCTTGTTCCGCTCCAGCGCGGCCGCGGCGCTCTCTTCCATGGCCTGCGCCGCCTGCAGATTGGCGCGCGCTTCCCGCACGCGCGCCT
This DNA window, taken from Bryobacteraceae bacterium, encodes the following:
- a CDS encoding DNA-binding protein; the protein is MAEVKKMTQTQVVNEVATAAGITKKQAKAAMEKLVELAIAQTKKVGVFVIPGIGRLKKVERKARMGRNPATGEPIKIPARKSVKLTLSKSIKDAIVPPKPKK
- the tatA gene encoding Sec-independent protein translocase protein TatA; this encodes MRSIGLPELLIILGVAVLLFGGKKIPELAKGLGEGIKNFKNALKEEQTPAKPEEKKQA
- a CDS encoding multidrug ABC transporter substrate-binding protein; amino-acid sequence: MSFRDLVRDTLQTLMAHKLRAGLTMFGLMWGIVSIMLMTAAGDGFREGQRQVAANFGENIFIVFPGRTSMQAGGERAGRRVMWTVRDHELLRPHAPSCEHILPELTRSAVAVRSDYNAGSLLVSGSQPPYQRLRALTVAEGRFFSWEDEAQGRRVAFLGADAKKQLFGARNAIGESISIAGFPYLVIGVMQFKDQDSSYDGRDVNKVFVPFSAMIRDLPQPPPWPPDTVDQLIVKARTIEQHEACVTEVRRGLARLHRFDPEDTMAAAIWDTVRESRAFKTMTDGMKHFLGAIGVVTLLLGGIGTMNVMLVAVRERTREIGLRMSVGATRRQIQMMFFLETALIVFSSGALGMGFALAVCHFVNKLPMPQYFAGLMPSWEVGAACAALLGLVAFLSALYPASRAASIDPVQALHFEAGG
- a CDS encoding RND transporter, producing the protein MANNGRRKSKKVWIWVIVAVAAMAGAGAAVRAALKPDNRIDPSKLARVERGDIARVVVATGKIEPRAIVEVKSKASGIVKNIYVNYGDTVRAGQVLAELDKEELEARVREARANLQAAQAMEESAAAALERNKVEAEGPDIPFLKSAFERAQRMHEEKLVAKNVVEEAEKAYQLALNRQSAAIRALAVSRAEITRARAQVAQAKAVLERAEEDLRNSTIVSPIDGLVLSRNVEVGNAVSSILVQGSQAAPLFTLGDMSDVFVRGKVDQADIGKVYLGQPARIVVESFRDRRFEGKVYRISPYGVEKDNVTTFEVQVSIHNPGRELKANMSANAEIILEEKKNVLLVPEAAVLYDKDRNPGVEVPDPAAEKGRRKVAVKLGISNGIRTELLGGLEEGAQVILQ